One window of Pelobates fuscus isolate aPelFus1 chromosome 9, aPelFus1.pri, whole genome shotgun sequence genomic DNA carries:
- the LOC134573639 gene encoding olfactory receptor 6F1-like has protein sequence MKHNGTIFSEFILKGFSLSREIRFCLFILIAIVYFVTITSNVVIIVILTKQRCLHKPMYFFIGGLSFLELWYPSVTVPTLLLVLFAPKRTISLTGCLCQYYFHFSLGATENFLLAIMAFDRYVAICNPLRYTVIMSPTFCVHLLLSSWIFSLMIIVIPCLQISNLAFCVNEIDHYYCDFAPLLKLSCVDVSTVEYVFFTICCFIILGCFLPIIVSYVFIIVTIIRFPTGSGRRRAFSTCASHIIVVLIFYTTIIFMFIRPTAGDSLHVNKIVSIFPAVVTPLLNPIIYTLRNREVKVAAIKTFQRLNMWKLESASICV, from the coding sequence ATGAAGCACAATGGAACAATCTTTTCAGAATTTATTCTTAAGGGTTTTTCACTTTCACGTGAAATCAGGTTTTGCCTATTTATTCTTATAGCCATTGTTTACTTTGTCACCATCACTTCCAACGTTGTGATTATTGTCATTCTTACCAAGCAAAGATGCCTTCACAAGCCGATGTACTTCTTTATCGGTGGACTTTCCTTCTTAGAACTCTGGTATCCGTCAGTGACAGTTCCAACACTGTTGTTGGTTCTTTTTGCTCCAAAAAGAACAATTTCTTTAACAGGCTGTTTATGTCAGTATTATTTCCATTTTTCATTAGGAGCCACAGAGAATTTCCTCCTGGCAATCATGGCTTTTGATCGCTATGTGGCCATCTGCAACCCACTGAGATACACAGTCATCATGAGTCCCACATTTTGTGTACATTTATTATTGTCGTCCTGGATTTTTAGTTTAATGATAATTGTTATCCCATGTTTACAGATCTCAAACCTTGCGTTCTGTGTTAATGAGATTGATCACTATTACTGTGACTTTGCCCCATTGCTAAAGTTATCCTGTGTGGATGTATCGACTgtagaatatgtattttttactatATGTTGTTTCATAATTTTGGGTTGTTTTTTGCCAATtattgtatcatatgtatttattattgtaaccATAATCAGATTTCCAACTGGCTCTGGGAGACGAAGAGCATTTTCCACTTGTGCATCTCATATAATTGTTGTTCTTATCTTTTACACTACCATTATCTTCATGTTTATAAGACCGACTGCAGGTGACTCTTTGCACGTGAATAAAATAGTCTCTATCTTCCCAGCTGTAGTAACTCCTCTTCTAAATCCAATCATTTACACGCTACGAAACCGAGAGGTTAAAGTGGcggcaataaaaacatttcagagGTTGAATATGTGGAAATTAGAGAGTGCAAGCATCTGTGTTTAA